One genomic region from Campylobacter concisus encodes:
- a CDS encoding Na+/H+ antiporter NhaC family protein, with amino-acid sequence MLIFNPVVFSILIMTILCLLRFNILLSILISALVAGVMYKHGFSGFESGIAGGIDSLFTALKETTQSLISGMQGNLETSLSYILLGALAAAIANTNLTAILINALSKFLSSNKVIFTLTIAFIACLSQNLIPVHIAFIPILIPPLLAIMNKMGIDRRAVACALTFGLQAPYVSLSVGFGLLFHNILKKELANNGITTSISDISSVMWIGGASMLIGLILAILFYGKKRAYKTSKFEKEELDEIERAKSLEMTKKEWAVLAGAVVAFGVQIYTELLPLGALLGLLVMVVFGGIEYKKVDKIMDNGLAMMGFIAFIMLVAAGYGTILRESGGIDELVKYASLVSGGKIGGAFLMLLIGLLVTMGIGTSFGTIPILASIYVPLCVSLGFGVPAIILLVGIAAALGDAGSPASDSTLGPTSGLNADGEHNHIYDTCVPTFIFFNIPLIIGGIVGAMILG; translated from the coding sequence ATGCTTATATTTAACCCTGTTGTTTTTAGCATTTTGATAATGACGATACTTTGTCTATTGCGCTTTAACATCTTGCTTTCTATCCTTATCTCTGCTCTTGTTGCGGGAGTAATGTATAAGCATGGATTTAGTGGATTTGAAAGTGGTATTGCAGGTGGGATAGATAGCCTCTTTACAGCCCTAAAAGAGACTACACAAAGCCTTATAAGCGGTATGCAAGGCAATCTTGAGACATCACTTAGTTATATTTTGCTTGGTGCTTTAGCAGCCGCCATCGCAAATACAAATTTAACTGCTATCTTGATAAACGCTTTGAGTAAATTCCTTAGCTCAAATAAAGTGATTTTTACACTAACCATCGCATTTATAGCGTGCTTATCTCAAAATTTAATCCCAGTTCACATAGCTTTTATACCTATTTTGATCCCACCACTTCTTGCTATTATGAACAAAATGGGGATAGATAGACGTGCAGTGGCTTGTGCTTTGACATTTGGTCTTCAAGCACCTTATGTAAGCCTTAGCGTTGGCTTTGGTCTGCTTTTTCACAATATCTTAAAAAAAGAGCTAGCAAATAACGGCATAACCACATCTATTTCTGATATCTCTTCTGTTATGTGGATAGGTGGTGCTTCGATGCTTATCGGACTTATCCTTGCCATACTTTTTTACGGCAAAAAAAGAGCTTATAAAACTTCAAAATTCGAAAAAGAAGAGCTTGATGAGATCGAGCGCGCAAAAAGCCTTGAGATGACTAAAAAAGAGTGGGCGGTTTTAGCTGGTGCAGTTGTGGCTTTTGGTGTGCAAATTTATACTGAGCTGCTACCTCTTGGCGCACTACTTGGACTTTTGGTTATGGTTGTTTTTGGCGGTATAGAGTATAAAAAAGTAGATAAGATCATGGACAATGGCCTTGCTATGATGGGATTTATCGCTTTTATCATGCTAGTTGCTGCAGGTTATGGCACTATCTTAAGAGAGAGTGGTGGAATAGACGAGCTTGTAAAATACGCTAGCTTGGTATCTGGCGGTAAGATAGGCGGAGCATTTTTGATGCTTCTTATCGGTCTTTTAGTCACGATGGGCATAGGCACTAGCTTTGGTACGATTCCTATCTTAGCTTCTATCTACGTGCCACTATGCGTTAGCCTTGGTTTTGGCGTACCAGCCATCATCTTGTTAGTTGGCATAGCTGCGGCTCTAGGAGATGCTGGAAGTCCTGCAAGCGATAGCACACTTGGGCCAACAAGCGGTCTAAATGCTGATGGTGAGCACAACCAC